Part of the Oryzias melastigma strain HK-1 linkage group LG11, ASM292280v2, whole genome shotgun sequence genome, GACGAGAATTCTTAAATCTGCAGCCGTCACTTGGAATCCACatggaggatgatgatgataacaGGTCggatccatgttttctgtttgtaggCAAAGAAGGTGAAGGTTGAGAGAGATGGCGGGAACAGCAGGGAGCAGAggtcagactccaaactcttCCTCAAGCTGTTGTTTTTCAGGCTTCTGTTTTCTCAAACGTCTGAATCTTCTTCCTTCAGTCACCTGGGGGCCGGCGGCTCCCCTCCAGCCGCTCTGCCTTCATCTCAGCGGGCCGGCTCCTTCGGGCTCGAAGCAGGTGAGGTGGTGGTGATGGGGGGGACAGGTGAGGGAGTGGAGCAACCTTCTTGGCTCATGCCGTCTGTCCGTCTACAGGAGAGCAGAAGCTTTCAAGCTCCGACGGCGCCGCGGCAAACCAGGCGTGCGGCGATGGGGGGAACTCGTTTGCGCACGCAGGTACGAACAGAGTTTAAACAGAGCGTCGgaaatgtaaaagttaaaactgaAGCTCTGTGCTTTTGTAGGCTCCGAATCAGCGGCCGCTTCCGACTACAACCAGCAGGGTTATCCGGCAAGCAGGTGAGACGAAGGatacaatataaaacaatattatattCTACTGATTTATGAGGAGATTCAAACCAGAAAATAACTTGATTCTCTACAAGTTCAGATTGatcttaaatggaaaaaaaacattttgaattttagaaaacaatcattttagcACAGTGTGCTGAAAGTCTTctaaactgcaacaaaaaattagaaaatggaaACTTAAATTGTGCATTTGGTTGATTTACTTCAAATTAAGTTAGAGgatgtttgcttaaaaaatgcatttaatgcTAAATGCATTTGGGAATGCATATCATACAAAAACAGTCAGAAAGGtcaaataaagtaatttatcaagtaaaaaaacttttatttcccactaaacctttcaaaataaaaggttggtGTTAAATGAGATAAAATAAAGTCTAGAattgaaagcagaaaaatggtGAAGATTGTTGTAAAGACCcacagcgtattttctacatcaaaaataaaactgtattttttttcatctgctttttttccaccgtgatttaaataaagaaatactaaaatactattttgagctaaatattctttaaatacaATGGGgcaaaagtatttagtcagccaccaattctGAAAGTTTTCCCATTTAAAAAGAttagagaggcctgtaattttcatcataggtatacctcaattATGACAgacaaaatccagaaaaatcagatttttaaataatttatttggaaattatggtggaaaataactACAAAAGTTTAACTcagtacttttttaaattgaatgctgtcattgccaacaaaggttaatgttttctgtaagttttcacaaactgttgatgctattttggcccattcctccatgccgatctcctctagagcagtggtgTTTTGATGAAATTTACAGGCCTCTCATCTTTTTCAGTGGgaaaacttgcacaattggtggctgactaaatacttttttctctctgtatgccctccatcatcagaaaaatgccacaagaacatgttaaaaataccaaaaatgtaattttcatgaagtgacatttaaactttatatttttcatctCATCActttttttgaacttttcttaTAATAAAACCTTCAGCTCATTTAGGGAACTTTTTGGCAAATAATTTCAATCATTTACTCTAAATGTCATTCATCcctttttgcaaagtttttcttaatcaaattttaataatttttacgctttttttccttaaataatgtttaaagaTGATATAAACATGTATTTGAAATGTATCCAAGTGGCTTCATAAATCTAATAAATGATTCTGATTGTACAATCTGTGATTTAGATCAATAAGGATGGGGTGATGGAGGGGTCAGAGGGGGGGCAGACCCCCTCCCTGAAGGATTGGATGTTTTCTAGGAAGCTGTTGTCTCTGAATCTGCAGCTCCTCTGACTCTGACCACTTTCAGCCCCGCAGTGACGTCCTTCAGCAGCCAGGTGGCGTTCCCTCCCCTGTCCCAGTCCAGCGTGTACTCTGGCTTCCCCCAGAGCGGACAGACGTACGGCCTCCCGCCCTTTGGTCAGTGCTCCGCCCCCTCCCCCCTTCCccgctcctgcagctctgcttctGCTCTGCTTTCACAGCGATCTTCTCCGGTTTCTCTGCGTCTGTCAACTTCTGCTTCCTCCGCTCTCCTCCACCTTCAGGTGCTTTGTGGCCCGGCATTAAAACTGAGACTGGGTTACCCGAggcgccctctggtggtcagcCCGGGTTTCTCAGCTTCAGCACCGCATATACCTCAACACAGCCCGGCGCGCTGCACTACTCATACCCGAGCCAAGGCAAGccgcagccccgccccccatcTGTGCTCCCGCGAGGTGGTGCTGCTTCCTCTAACTCCTGCGTTTGTCTGCAGGCTCCAGCTTCACCACGTCCAGCGTGTACTCCAACATCCCCTCAGCTGTGGCCGTCACCGCTCCCACCACCGCGGCGAGCCTCCAGGTGAGGAGGAGCCACAGAAGCACGAGTAAAACTGATTTTTGACAGATGTTTCCTCCAGCAGGAgttcagcagcttcagcacTCTGGGACAGAACCAGTTCTCTCAGTACTACACCAGTCCCCCCGCCCACGAGCACGGCGCCAGCGTGGCCGGATACTCGGAGGTGAAGTCGGAGGAGGCGGCCTCGGCCGGTCTGCCCCCCAGAGGTGCCATCTCTACTTTTCACCTACACAGCTAGCGGCGTCTGCTCCGTCGCTCAGCCTTTCGTGTCATTCGCAGATGCGTCTCCGCTGGAGAGCGTGCCGGCGGCCGCGGCGCTCCCTGCTGGAGGCAGAGATCAGGCCGAGCTCGCTCGCAGAAACTCGCTAGGAAAAGCCAAAGGGAAGAACAAGAAGAGCGAGAGCTCGCCGCCCCCCAACAGCGACCTGGAGGTGAGCGTCTGATGGGCGAGtcgtgggttttctctgaggaGTCCTCGCTCACAGCTCTGTCTTCTCTGCTGCTGTAGCGCATCTTTCTGTGGGACCTGGACGAAACCATCATCATCTTCCACTCCATGCTCACCGGCTCCTACGCGCAGAAGTTCGGCAAGGTGAGTGTCTACAAAGGGAGGCTGGCGGTCTGACTCCAGACGCCGGCTAAGCTGTGACTCGTCCTCAGGACTCGGCGCCGGTGCTGAATCTGGGCCTGCAGATGGAGGAGCTGATCTTCGAGCTGGCGGACACTCATCTGTTCTTCAACGACCTGGAGGTATGTAGCCACGCCCCCGTGAGCGCATCACGTATTTACTCATGCCATCAGAACATAATCATCATCATGTTCACTCAAAGGAGTGCGATCAAGTCCACATCGAGGACGTGGCGTCCGATGACACAGGACAGGACCTGAGGTACACCGAGGACCTTTGCTTCACCCGTCTCCCTACCGTCTCAGATAACCACCTGCTTCTCTCCACTCAGCAACTACAACTTCCTGGCTGACGGCTTTAACGGCCCCAGCAGCGGAGGGGCTTCAGGAGCCGCCGCGGGCGTCCAGGGAGGAGTGGAGTGGATGCGTAAACTGGCCTTCCGCTACCGGCGGCTAAAAGAGATCTACAACAGCTACAAAGGAAACGTAGGAGGTGAGTTTGGGTCTCggttgaagagttttttttcaagaagatgAGCTTGAAACAGACTCCTCCTCAATTTTCTGCTCAGCATGGTTGAGGTGTCACACTGACTTTCTTGTAGTTATTGACACAAGGGGGCGCTGTGGTTCCACTGCTGCTTGCTAGAAAAACTCCAATCCCTCCAGACTAGTTCGGAAACCTTAACCTGAGACTCAAGTAATAAAAgagcatctttttatttttaaactgttttcttttctatcaAATTTGAGCTCAACTCGGTCCGTATTATGACTCAGGTGAGGGTTCATGGAAATCAGGAGATTTGATTTGTAGAAAAAGATTTCTGGATTATTTCtgattttactttgtgaaaagaaaaataatttttaacacccaatttaaatgaaaaaatcaaaaatacctAAAAGTATCAGATTGACATCTCAGGCATGTGCCTTAAacaagaaaacagcaaaaaatgaataaagtgaTCATCTGAAGGAATATATGTAGAAGAAAGAGAAACATTAATTCACACTTTATtgtcagtgttttttatttttaccttttttacttatttttttcatttatgaatacaatttaatttgattaaaaagctTGTTTGTCATGTTAAAATGGTACTTAAGGATTTGAATAATAAAGCTGAGAATTGTGGGAGGTTATTCTCAAACAAGAGCAATGTGCTTGTACTAATGGTGTTGCAGGTTTTCTGATATTAACAAAAGCTGCTTGCTGTTTTCCCTGCAGCTCTACTGAGTCCCGCTAAGAGAGAGCTTCTCCTCAGGCTTCGCTCTGAGATCGAGAGCATCACCGACGCCTGGCTCAGCACGGCGCTCAAGTCTCTGCTGCTCATCCAGTCCAGGTCTGAACGGACTCAGCCCAGATCCAAAACTCACCACACAACGATACGCTAGCATCCAAACACTACAATCTGTGGAGTATTATCTGACTTTTCATGATGAAAGTGTGTTTGCACACAACTGTCAACAGGGGGCGGTGTGTGAATGTCCTGGTCACCACCACACAGCTGGTTCCAGCTCTGGCTAAAGTGCTGCTTTACGGTCTGGGAGAAGTCTTCCCCATCGAAAACATCTACAGCGCCACTAAAATAGGTAACCGGGGCCGCccaggagcagctgctgctgctgttagcTCTGCAGGGTTTTTTATGTTGCCTGTTTCCTCACAGGGAAGGAGAGCTGCTTCGAGAGGATCGTGTCCCGCTTTGGAAAGAAGGTGACCTACGTGGTGATCGGTGACGGTCGAGATGAGGAGTTTGCAGCAAAACAGGTTTGAGTTTCCTTTGTGTTTGTCAAGACGGAATAATCGTTCAACAAACCAGAGGGGAGTTAAAGAAGTGAACAAGAATGCTGCATTGTATATAAACTCAACATGTCACACACAAGTGGATTTACtctgtgacttttattttggaaagatGCTCATTGTGTGACCACGAACAACAGGTTGATGTTCTCCagttctgttctggttctgttacCCCCAGTTAGGATCTCATTGAGTCTCTTTCCGTGCAGCACAACATGCCTTTCTGGAGGATCTCCGCCCATGGCGACCTCACGTCCCTCCACCAGGCTCTGGAACTGGATTTCCTGTAGGGGGTTGACACGCTGCAGCCGATGTCGCTGGTGTGGACGAGGTCAGGCACTCTCACCTGTTGAAAAGGCCTCTAATCGTACCCCCACCCCTCCACGGCAGCTACACTCACCACGGcttgctctgattggctgcagcaGACTCCACCCCTCCGACTCTGcacttgtttttaaatgtggaagCCACGGCTGACAGTCTGGGGATCACACGTCTGCTAGTGAGTCACAGCAGAAAGGGCAGTGTGACCGCCGCCTGATCTGGACACGGCGGTCATCAAGCACAAGCTGAGTCACACGGAGCGCGCTCAGAACCACGCTCCCGAGATTTCTGTCTGTGGTTTCCTCTAAAGCTTTCAGTCACACGACTTTGGACAAGTCGCTTCAATCACAGCTCTGAGTCAGTCAGACCTGTGACATCATTTCCTGTGAAGAACCAGGCACCATGAAGACTGGAACGTTTCTGTGGCTGTGACGGTCTTACATTAACGGCAGCAGAACCTGACAGCCTCTCAGACGATTTCTGCCTTTGAAGGGGCGAGTTCTGAATCCAGAACCCGACAAAGATCCCCGAAGACGATCAAGAGCTGCACTGAAACGAGTCCCAGAGACGGAGAGCTCTTTGAAAAACCGGAGGAAAGTCTGGATCCTCTGGTGACTTGTTTTTAGAAATTGTTTGTAACTCCCCAGTTTGCCCACCTTAATGTTTAAAACTCCTTAAATTCTCATTATGTCAGTTGGCTGTTGAGCCCCCGCAGCGGCAGAAATACCTTTGTGTATCTTTTTTATCGTTTTGTTTGCTCGCCACAAACAAAACATGGACTTTGTTACTTGAggtaccaaaaaagaaaaacatttatcaaagtTTAACCAGttcacatcattttttattttttttaaaagaaatacacTAATTATTGAGTTTTCAGTCACTGTGGAACACATCGGAAACCTGGTGTGACTGGAGTTTTCTGCGTCTGCGGGGTCTGGAAGCAGCAGAGCTAACACGATGGTTCAGAATAATAATGAGAAGAAGAGATTAACCCAAAAGTGTCCTTTAAAACCAATTCAGTCctgcccccaccccccacccagATCCTGAATGTTTCTTTGAGAGCAGCTGAAGTAAACGACTGACACAGTACAGCAGGGTATGGAATGACAGAAGTGCTAACAAAAAATTacgttttggtttattttttatcacttttctttacactattttatatttgcttcatttttttttttctttctcgctttatttctttctctcaaCAGCTTTTGCTCTGAAAGACTTGAGCTCATCGAAAGCCCCATAATTAAggccaaaatttaaattacaAGTTTGATTTAACGTTTTAAATGGATATTCTTCTTAGAAATTCATAATTAGATCTCTTGGATATCACAATTAAGAAAGATCTAGTCATGGGCCCCCTTTTTCCCCTTAGAAACGAGATTTTGGTTTATTCTGATCACATGAAACGATCATGAAGAAATGGTTCAGTCTGAAAATGGGGGAAGGGAATTAGAAGACAAGAATGTAATGGAAAATGTTAtctaaaaagaatattttagaaAGTATTCATTAAGAAAGAAATTGTTTGctagtaagattttttttttcagcatctcTGTCATTCCATACGTTTGTTTCTTCTTGTGGATCAAAgcacaaagtttttttctctagatgctgattggatttttttcaaatcaaacttcAAAGGCAAATCTCCACCAATCAGAACGATCAGTTTATCTTTTTGCTTAGCAATCAGTGAGCTGATATCTGCACGTGCAGCTGGACCGTCAGGAATGTGTGCTTCAGGCTATTTAAACGTGCCTTTAACTTTCAGCGCGCTGAAAGGAGAAAGTTTGACGCTTGCATCTGCAGCGTTATCGAAGTGTTACTTTacttttataacttttgttGTGCTGTCGACTGGTTCTGTGTGCACTGCGATCCAGGTCTTGGGAGCAGAGACCTAAATTTGTTCAGTTTGTTCTtgctcccaaaaaaaaaaaaagacgtttttgtTGCTGTGAAGTTTGTGAGACAATCAGAACTGAATCTGCCGGAAGTTTAAGGAGCTTCAGCAGGaagtgctgctgctggaggtccGGAAAAACCTGCTGCTCGGAATGGAATCGGAAGCAGCCGAGCGGCAGAACCTCCAGCTCCCCCTTGAACGGACctccattttctccttttatctcTCCTTCAGTCTTCATCTCATCACTTTGGAGGCCGTGATCCTGCGAGCCCCAACAATATCTCAACCTAACCGAACTCCTGTGTATCCCATCTACAGcttgtaaatacatttagaaatgttCCGACTCCCGTTTGTCTTTATTATCCTgtaaaaactttacaaacacaacttacaaaaataaaattctgtgGAACAGCATTTCCATAAAAGAAAACCTGATTGAACTGGAAGAACCAGAATCCGGACTTCAGCTTTCACGTGGAACGTATGAAGGACAAAGTGCTTCTTAAAACCGAAGTATAAATAGGTTTGTTAAAGGAAGGCACATTTACAATTACAGTAGTTgataaataatgttaaaataataaacatttaaatattatccatcaaagctgagatttgtCATTGTAAAATCCGCTTGGTGATCCTGAGACTCTAAGTCACTCTTAGATCTGTTAATGTGGTTCTACTACATTCTATAAGtgcatttttgcagaaaattctgctttttttgttctacACATAAGGAataaggatttttaaaataaaggtgCTCCACTGTGAATATTTCCAGAGGGATCAGTCTGACAACTCTGTATGATGTCCACCTCAAGAGTAGAAGTTCTCTGCGAGCTTCCTCATTCTTTTGTTTCCATGCTGTGTTAGAGGAGGTGCAGCAGGAGGGAATGCCCTCATGGCGATGGATTCCGGTTGGTACAACCCACTTAGTGGTGCAGGAGTTAAATCAGGAACCGATGCCCTCATAAGGATGTTTCCATCTACTTCATCTTGGTCCCTCCTCAAGTCGTCTCGGCTTAGTTTAGGATGGAAGAACTTGTAGTAGATGATCTTGACCAAGAGGCCGAGAATGTAAAGTCCAACCACGCCACCCGCCGTGGCCTCTGCATACGGCCACGGGATCACAAATTGAGGTGGTTGGGTGTTCATCGTCCAGTACCACAGGCCGCAGAGCATGCAGATGTCCAGCAGGATGAAGCTGTGGTACAGCATGGCGCTCTTCTTCGTCTTCCCTTTGACCACGTTAAACCAGTCGAAGTACCAGATGAGGCCGACGGTGGCCCTGTACAGCCGCTCCCCGCAGGGGTCGTTGTCCATGAAGTCGGTCTTGGCCCTCCAGGCGAACAGGACGAAGACCATCCAGCTGCAGATGCAGTG contains:
- the eya3 gene encoding eyes absent homolog 3 isoform X3; this encodes MDEEQPAKKVKVERDGGNSREQSHLGAGGSPPAALPSSQRAGSFGLEAGEQKLSSSDGAAANQACGDGGNSFAHAGSESAAASDYNQQGYPASSPAVTSFSSQVAFPPLSQSSVYSGFPQSGQTYGLPPFGSSFTTSSVYSNIPSAVAVTAPTTAASLQQEFSSFSTLGQNQFSQYYTSPPAHEHGASVAGYSEVKSEEAASAGLPPRDASPLESVPAAAALPAGGRDQAELARRNSLGKAKGKNKKSESSPPPNSDLERIFLWDLDETIIIFHSMLTGSYAQKFGKDSAPVLNLGLQMEELIFELADTHLFFNDLEECDQVHIEDVASDDTGQDLSNYNFLADGFNGPSSGGASGAAAGVQGGVEWMRKLAFRYRRLKEIYNSYKGNVGALLSPAKRELLLRLRSEIESITDAWLSTALKSLLLIQSRGRCVNVLVTTTQLVPALAKVLLYGLGEVFPIENIYSATKIGKESCFERIVSRFGKKVTYVVIGDGRDEEFAAKQHNMPFWRISAHGDLTSLHQALELDFL
- the eya3 gene encoding eyes absent homolog 3 isoform X1, which translates into the protein MDEEQPAKKVKVERDGGNSREQSHLGAGGSPPAALPSSQRAGSFGLEAGEQKLSSSDGAAANQACGDGGNSFAHAGSESAAASDYNQQGYPASSPAVTSFSSQVAFPPLSQSSVYSGFPQSGQTYGLPPFGALWPGIKTETGLPEAPSGGQPGFLSFSTAYTSTQPGALHYSYPSQGSSFTTSSVYSNIPSAVAVTAPTTAASLQQEFSSFSTLGQNQFSQYYTSPPAHEHGASVAGYSEVKSEEAASAGLPPRDASPLESVPAAAALPAGGRDQAELARRNSLGKAKGKNKKSESSPPPNSDLERIFLWDLDETIIIFHSMLTGSYAQKFGKDSAPVLNLGLQMEELIFELADTHLFFNDLEECDQVHIEDVASDDTGQDLSNYNFLADGFNGPSSGGASGAAAGVQGGVEWMRKLAFRYRRLKEIYNSYKGNVGALLSPAKRELLLRLRSEIESITDAWLSTALKSLLLIQSRGRCVNVLVTTTQLVPALAKVLLYGLGEVFPIENIYSATKIGKESCFERIVSRFGKKVTYVVIGDGRDEEFAAKQHNMPFWRISAHGDLTSLHQALELDFL
- the eya3 gene encoding eyes absent homolog 3 isoform X2, which translates into the protein MDEEQPAKKVKVERDGGNSREQSHLGAGGSPPAALPSSQRAGSFGLEAGEQKLSSSDGAAANQACGDGGNSFAHAGSESAAASDYNQQGYPASSPAVTSFSSQVAFPPLSQSSVYSGFPQSGQTYGLPPFGALWPGIKTETGLPEAPSGGQPGFLSFSTAYTSTQPGALHYSYPSQGSSFTTSSVYSNIPSAVAVTAPTTAASLQEFSSFSTLGQNQFSQYYTSPPAHEHGASVAGYSEVKSEEAASAGLPPRDASPLESVPAAAALPAGGRDQAELARRNSLGKAKGKNKKSESSPPPNSDLERIFLWDLDETIIIFHSMLTGSYAQKFGKDSAPVLNLGLQMEELIFELADTHLFFNDLEECDQVHIEDVASDDTGQDLSNYNFLADGFNGPSSGGASGAAAGVQGGVEWMRKLAFRYRRLKEIYNSYKGNVGALLSPAKRELLLRLRSEIESITDAWLSTALKSLLLIQSRGRCVNVLVTTTQLVPALAKVLLYGLGEVFPIENIYSATKIGKESCFERIVSRFGKKVTYVVIGDGRDEEFAAKQHNMPFWRISAHGDLTSLHQALELDFL
- the eya3 gene encoding eyes absent homolog 3 isoform X4; amino-acid sequence: MDEEQPAKKVKVERDGGNSREQSHLGAGGSPPAALPSSQRAGSFGLEAGEQKLSSSDGAAANQACGDGGNSFAHAGSESAAASDYNQQGYPASSPAVTSFSSQVAFPPLSQSSVYSGFPQSGQTYGLPPFGSSFTTSSVYSNIPSAVAVTAPTTAASLQEFSSFSTLGQNQFSQYYTSPPAHEHGASVAGYSEVKSEEAASAGLPPRDASPLESVPAAAALPAGGRDQAELARRNSLGKAKGKNKKSESSPPPNSDLERIFLWDLDETIIIFHSMLTGSYAQKFGKDSAPVLNLGLQMEELIFELADTHLFFNDLEECDQVHIEDVASDDTGQDLSNYNFLADGFNGPSSGGASGAAAGVQGGVEWMRKLAFRYRRLKEIYNSYKGNVGALLSPAKRELLLRLRSEIESITDAWLSTALKSLLLIQSRGRCVNVLVTTTQLVPALAKVLLYGLGEVFPIENIYSATKIGKESCFERIVSRFGKKVTYVVIGDGRDEEFAAKQHNMPFWRISAHGDLTSLHQALELDFL